One part of the Sander vitreus isolate 19-12246 chromosome 10, sanVit1, whole genome shotgun sequence genome encodes these proteins:
- the bend4 gene encoding BEN domain-containing protein 4: MEGEMQPADEGPCAPKMCRQQRGPYSTLKTFQSKRSAGKSRFDRSAVVEVPLFGDGHHFTFHPEQQHHFQPHHHHHHHQRLQQLHQTSVAISSSSSSQQHHPTQQQQGRFPCENRPSSRVPTSTSAAAAASPGTQQQQRASSGRAEPRLSPDCTYGISSENRLILDAFAQQCSRVLSLLNNGRLLEPSSFTSNIKLEEGPGAVQGLHCSSLGKTKPEESSSTTDPEEEAQQSHLNQQQTSAVLRIFTDSLQNYLLSGPPPQQQQHLAAGLEDEQCPLAEPGSGLSPPRHNLGGWGSPTPSESYGHPSSTLPEEEEEEEESCCPRCLELEQEVLSLQQENEELRNKLENIPVPCQKALDYFKTVLEFHNQLVQPMPEEQLTEGSKQLLENYPLFISNKQWDEAVNSSKKDGRRLLRYLIRFVFTTDELKFSCGLGKRKRSVHSGDPGLERRPLNPVKVSCLREFIRMHCASNPDWWMPSEEQINKVFSDAVGHARQGRAVGTFLGSSGSSTSSLYMDGFDGHLSQDELYLKGCQNGQSD, encoded by the exons TGTGGTCGAGGTGCCTCTGTTTGGCGACGGACATCACTTCACTTTCCATCCCGAGCAGCAGCATCATTTCCAGCCgcaccatcatcaccatcaccaccagcgtctgcagcagctccaccaAACCAGCGTCgcaatcagcagcagcagcagcagccaacaGCATCACCcgacgcagcagcagcagggtcgTTTCCCATGTGAGAACAGGCCCAGCAGCAGGGTCCCGACATCCACCTCAGCGGCGGCGGCAGCATCTCCTGgtacccagcagcagcagcgcgcCAGCAGCGGCAGAGCGGAGCCCAGATTGTCTCCAGACTGCACCTATGGTATCAGCTCAG AGAATCGTCTCATCCTGGATGCCTTTGCCCAGCAGTGTAGCCGAGTCCTCAGCCTCCTCAACAACGGCCGTCTCCTGGAGCCCTCCTCCTTCACCTCCAACATCAAGCTGGAGGAGGGGCCAGGGGCGGTACAGGGGCTTCACTGCTCCTCACTGGGGAAGACCAAACCTGAAGAGAGCTCTTCCACCACAGACCCAGAAGAGGAGGCCCAACAAAGCCATTTGAACCAACAACAGACCTCTGCCGTTCTTCGCATCTTCACAGACTCCCTACAGAACTATCTGCTCTCAGGACCGCcgccgcagcagcagcaacatctGGCTGCCGGTCTGGAGGATGAGCAGTGTCCGTTGGCGGAGCCCGGCTCAGGGTTGTCTCCTCCAAGACATAATCTGGGAGGCTGGGGCTCACCGACTCCGTCAGAGTCGTACGGCCACCCTTCGTCCACACTgcctgaggaggaagaggaggaggaggagagctgcTGTCCACGCTGCCTGGAGTTGGAGCAGGAGGTGCTGTCGCTGCAGCAGGAGAACGAGGAGCTCCGCAACAAGCTGGAGAATATCCCAG TTCCCTGTCAAAAGGCTCTCGACTACTTCAAGACTGTTCTTGAGTTCCACAACCAACTGGTCCAGCCGATGCCAGAGGAGCAGCTCACAGAG GGCAGTAAGCAGCTCTTGGAGAACTACCCTCTCTTCATCTCTAATAAGCAGTGGGACGAAGCCGTCAACTCCTCTAAGAAAGATGGCAGGCGGCTGCTGCGCTACCTGATTCGCTTTGTCTTCACCACAGACGAGCTCAAGTTCTCCTGCGGTTTGGGCAAAAGGAAGCGTTCGGTCCACTCAGGAGATCCAGGCCTGGAGAGACGACCACTCAACCCCGTCAAAGTCAGCTGCCTCAGAG AGTTCATCCGGATGCACTGTGCCTCAAACCCAGACTGGTGGATGCCCTCAGAGGAGCAGATCAACAAAGTGTTCAGTGATGCCGTCGGTCACGCTCGTCAGGGCCGAGCGGTCGGTACGTTCCTGGGCAGCAGCGGAAGCAGCACCAGCAGCCTCTATATGGACGGCTTTGATGGACATCTGTCACAGGACGAACTGTATTTGAAAGGCTGCCAGAACGGCCAATCGGACTGA